The window tctGGGTTTCTGCTATTTTTgaactttaataaataatttggtgaaattttctacTGACCCAAAGCTTGCCCTGCTCTTAATGAAAATCCTGGGGGAAACACTGGGTAATACAATTTGGTGTGAGACGTATAAATTATGTAAGTCACGTAAGATGTGTACACACAGACAAACTGGATCAATATCGGGTTAAGTCTCGACATCTGGTCTGCAGATCAACGTTGTTAAAAATAGTGAGAGTCCTGAATCTAGCTTAGTGGTTAGAGCGTTCACCTGAGAAGCTAGGGTCGAAGGATCAAATCCCcacggtggacccattctttgattgtttttttaccCATCTAAACCAGTGAATCTAGCTCTGGCAGTAGCTcaatttgaacattttaaaagcaatttacaaattttaatttcatgtaataattgttattttgttggacAATAACTCAGTTTGGGCAAATTTTGAagttttagaaataatttagaaaaaatATCTGCACACTCAGAGCTATTCCTCAGTGTCCCACACCTTAAAACAAACCGTGGAGCAGGAGCAGGGCTTCtatgatgtttttaaaatccactagccatcggatcagtgatttaaaaaatgtactagccatgattaaaaattcactagccctactttactttaagttaatacaattttaataaataatagtaaaaatcaggggcctaattcactaaactctcgcaactttgcgatctcgcagtgcaatacttaaagacttgcaaagaggatgctttgttgtctagcagagcctaagagaccttgtGAATTAGGCTTCTCGTATGTCACCGAAAGataaagcttaaaaacactTACTTCTATTtggagggttggggtgggggacaggatatttatatttacaaaatagacaactgcaacaattgacaaattttttcactagccatcgggtatggcaatagtagttatttactagcccaacattgaatatgaGTAGCCTGAGAGGGTAGAACAGGGATTTAATCAGGCATTCTGTAGTACCGAACATCAGCCACTTCCCAAAAGCATGTGGCATTCAAAATTCTAATTTGATATATACCGTAAATAGATTTGTATTTATGTctgttttgataaaattaatttaacagttgtggtgtgcatcattcagtggcttAAAAAACATCCCAATTATGATGAATAAATTGCGTTAATTTTCTGAGACACTGACGAAAACTCCGGGATAAATCCATGTAGAAATTAGCACATTGTGAAAAGAATCTATAAATTATTTcagggtggaatgtagcccagtggtaaagagctcaccagggctccgttccacgaagcgatctgagcgctaagatcaccttaaatgcataactacctaatgcacttacgatgatcttagtgctaagatcacttcgtggttCGGGGCCCTGATGTGCAGCCGGTGTAGTATCGATCCCtgtggccacagaccacaattaattatgctatatgtttctatatagccttagtggctataacatttttattaatatcagcaggcccatggatttttgtatgtacctttgcctgcctgagggaaacataccctgaaaatgacaacccctgttgtccagttCTTtttcccaggatattggtttaaacaaacacacccactaaacctggccggagtataCACCCAtttgcatgggccagaattaccataaacaagtcttcaatgtcaacaagttacacatgtttacaaactacatgctctcccctgttaacgtcagtcaaatagttgtcacttcaaagctgtctgccatgaaataatcaatCAGCAGACTACATGCACGGAcgaatttccggattttggacaaccaaatgggaagataactgtaatctgaggctcTGTCGGTgaggtgagcccattgggttgtttcttgttgcagccagtgcaccacgactggtatttcaaaggccgtggtatgtgctatcctgtctgagatggtgcatataaaagatcccttactactaatggaagaatggagcgagtttcctctctaagattttgattaataaatcagtgtgctctagcagggctagctctgtgtTAGCAGAAactttgccaaattatctattaaaagttaaaaaattgcagaaacccagttattttgtaacaaaatatcagttattacattaaattattttgccaaattaaaataaaattcgccaattgtttttgaaattcgcaattggcgagtgtgtctagtggtgttgttaaacaaaacaaacttaaactttatctaaaatatttcttttctccACCTCGTGCATTTATCTCCGTTGTTATgatgggatttagcttagtAGATAGAatactcgcctgaggtgcatgGGTCATAGGATCCAATCCCTTCAGCAGAtctattggggttttttttctctcatcctaacccgtgcaccacgactggtgtatcataggttattcatataatattgtatttactcagggttttaaaacagtttttttgcaacatcaatttatttaaggattgtttattatttcatttacattcatcagtatatgaagaaaaaaaatcatcgaCTTTTACTGTAGAATCGGTTGCTTTTTTTTTCGTTCACAAAAGAATTAgcggatttgtttttgttcataacCTGATCGACgtaaacaaaacccccaaacaatccttacaattaaatttgaaacatattttattttgaataatttgttttgttcttaaaaGCTCAATAACACAAAGTGCCAGTATaaagtgacatcatcagatattgaCGTTCCCTGGCAACGTTCATCGAGCGATGAACAAACTCGCATTGCTACGCCTGGACCGATAGGATGACATtatatatagtaatgaatgAAACAGAATTTTAATCAAGTAATGTTATATCTTTTCAGTTTCCCGCCTTTTCTGCGAGAGCGAGTCGTTCAAGATGGACCTCATTCTGGATGTGAACACACAGATCTATCCAGTCGACCTAGGTAAAACTTATAGCAATCAACAGACAGATTTATCCAGTCGACCTAGGTAAAACTTATAGCAATCAACACACAGATTTATCCAGTCGACCTAGGTAAAACTTATAGCAATCAACAGACAAATTTATCCAGTCGACCTAGGTAAAACTTATAGCAATCAACAGACAGATTTATCCAGTCGACCTATAGGTAAAACTTATAGCAGTCAACAGACAAATTTATCCAGTCGACCTAGGTAAAACTTATAGCAATCAACAGACAGATTTATCCAGTCGACCTAGGTAAAACTTATAGCAATCAACACACAGATTTATCCAGTCGACCTAGGTAAAACTTATAGCAATCAACACACAGATTTATCCAGTCGACCTAGGTAAAACTTATAGCAATCAACAGACAGATTTATCCAGTCGACCTAGGTAAAACTTATAGCAATCAACAGACAGATTTATCCAGTCGACCTAGGTAAAACTTATAGCAATCAACAGACAGATTTATCCAGTCGACCTAGGTAAAACTTATAGCAATCAACACACAGATTTATCCAGTCGACCTAGGTAAAACTTATAGCAATCAACACACAGATTTATCCATCCAGTCAATCACCTAGGTAAAACTTATAGCAATCAACAGACAGATTTATCCAGTCGACCTAGGTAAAACTTATAGCAATCAACAGACAGATTTATCCAGTCAACCTAGGTAAAACTTATAGCAATCAACAGACAGATTTATCCAGTCGACCTAGGTAAAACTTATAGCAATCAACAGACAGATTTATCCAGTCGACCTAGGTAAAACTTATAGCAGTCTAGGTAAAACATAGCAATCAACAGACAGATTTATCCAGTCGACCTAGGTAAAACTTATAGCAATCAACACACAGATTTATCCAGTCGACCTAGGTAAAACTTATAGCAATCAACACACAGATTTATCCAGTCGACCTAGGTAAAACTTATAGCAGTCAACACACAGATTTATCCAGTCGACCTAGGTAAAACTTATAGCAATCAACACACAGATTTATCCAGTCGACCTAGGTAAAACTTATAGCAATCAACAGACAGATTTATCCAGTCGACCTAGGTAAAACTTATAGCAATCAACAGACAGATTTATCCAGTCGACCTAGGTAAAACTTATAGCAATCAACAGACAGATTTATCCAGTCGACCTAGGTAAAACTTATAGCAATCAACACGCAGATTTATCCAGTCGACCTAGGTAAAACTTATAGCAATCAACAGACAGATTTATCCAGTCGACCTAGGTAAAACTTATAGCAATCAACACACAGATTTATCCAGTCGACCTAGGTAAAACTTATAGCAATCAACACACAGATTTATCCAGTCGACCTAGGTAAAACTTATAGCAATCAACACACAGATTTATCCAGTCGACCTAGGTAAAACTTATAGCAATCAACACACAGATTTATCCAGTCAACCTAGGAAAAACCTATAGCAATCAACACACAGATTTATCCAGTTGACCTAGGTAAAACTTATAGCAATCAACACACAAATTTATCCAGTCGACCTAGGTAAAACTTATAGCAATCAACAGACAGATTTATCCAGTCGACCTAGGTAAAACTTATAGCAATCAACACACAGATTTATCCAGTCGACCTAGGTAAAACTTATAGCAATCAACAGACAGATTTATCCAGTCGACCTAGGTAAAACTTATAGCAATCAACAGACAGATTTATCCAGTCGACCTAGGTAAAACTTATAGCAATCAACACACAGATTTATCCAGTCGACCTAGGTAAAACTTATAGCAATCAACAGACAGATTTATCCAGTCGAAGGTAAAACTTATAGCAATCAACACACAGATTTATCCAGTCGACCTAGGTAAAACTTATAGCAATCAACAGACAGATTTATCCAGTCGACCTAGGTAAAACTTATAGCAATCAACACACAGATTTATCCAGTCGACCTAGGTAAAACTTATAGCAATCAACAGACAGATTTATCCAGTCGACCTAGGTAAAACTTATAGCAATCAACACACAGATTTATCCAGTCGACCTAGGTAAAACTTATAGCTCAACAGACAGATTTATCCAGCACCTAGGTAAAACTTATAGCAATCAACAAATTAAATGATTAGAAAACTTCATGAAACCAGTGATTTATCCAGTCGACCTAGGTAAAACTTATAGCAATCAACAGACAGATTTATCCAGTGAAAACTAGATACAGAAATCTGACCTAGGTAAAacttttgcatattttattagtcccataccagtccaaccggaggggactacaggtttcatctctgtcattcagtcttgtctgtctgtccatctctcCGTCTATCCCACCTATAGTTTTTcgggtgtgtttttttcacaatgccttgggATATTGAGATGAGAATTTGTGTATATCTTTgttgtgtactgttacagatcaagttacctaattttgacagagttgtggcccttgaacttaggagatatgaaaatttgtttttcaaacttgtttttgcaatgcctcaagttACTGAgctaacattttgtgtatatctttatcatattCTGTTACACATCAAGTATAATTTTCATAgtgatttaccaatttttcacagagttatggcccttgaatttacgACGGGGAATACAACTCTGCTAACACAGGGCCATCACGGGCAGATCCGTTTGAGTACGTCATGTACGGAAAAGTGTACCGGATTGAGGGAGAAGAGGGAGCCATCGACTCTTCACGACTGTGAGTTAATTTTTTATCATTGTTCCATCTCGTCTTGACTGAAGTCTAACGGCGAGATATAAATACAGGGGCTCTGGTCTTGAAAGACAGGCCTTTGCattgtttctgccagaaataatattttgggtATGACACTATAGAAtggaatgcaaccacagtcaacaggggataTGGGGGGCCTCCCGCAGAAAGAAATTGGGTTACGTTTAGGTTTAGGGTCAAGAaaacatacagtaatgataagagttattaattttgtcaaaaggttaaacaaaatctgcaaaatattttgagtatggcgccatacccattttacccacTGGCAGAAACCATGCAGTTTGGATTTCATGGAACCGATTGTTTACGGTACTGTAATGAGAGTGTGTCGGTGAAATCACGGAACTGAAATTCGTTTCACACGattattatatttagtattactattcaacgaaaataatatatatatatatatgtatatatttttatttttaaaaaaaaccgaaAGATTACCATGATCACAAGGTATGGAaccaaaaaagtgtttcccgtgaaatttgaaatcctatggcttgAAATTGTGGCCTgcgaaaaacaaaaagcaatcaattatttagacctagcagatgaaataaaaattcacttgtttaaaaaaaaaaaatctcatgtcattctttttaaagggacagaccctagtttcaacccgtgaaaattaacactaagtttagttaatctacaaacctgtaacacatttggataaagttacaattgagtgaaacatgagtctgtgactttgaaatggcgaaataccctctaaaaatagactaaaactcgactccataactgttacttctcagacacacatgcattttaaaaaatattagaaatgcattttgtgatattaaaaacaccaggatgaccaaaaacactttgaatgtacagaaattgataatctaaacaataaattctaagtaaagtttgatttcagttatcaaaaaacggctataatagtcaaaaatatgccttagtgtttaaaaactagagtctgtccctttaagagagaGATGTGTGAACAattatctcatctgctatttaactgttaattctgttatattttaattctataatGCCTAAAATCCATCTCGGAAGAAAATCCAAACCGAATTCTTACCATTAATTTTCAGAAAGCGTACTGTGTGTCATGCACCCTGCCAATTTCAAGCCTTATTTTTATACTTTAATACTTTGTGTGcatattaaaattatgaattttatttttgtttagtgaaataaattGCATGTTATTTCTTGGCAGAAACTTGTACATTGACATAGCCAAGAGTTTACaggaaacatgttttgttttttaaaac of the Gigantopelta aegis isolate Gae_Host chromosome 12, Gae_host_genome, whole genome shotgun sequence genome contains:
- the LOC121386389 gene encoding LOW QUALITY PROTEIN: DNA-directed RNA polymerases I, II, and III subunit RPABC3-like (The sequence of the model RefSeq protein was modified relative to this genomic sequence to represent the inferred CDS: substituted 1 base at 1 genomic stop codon) — protein: MAGVLFEDIFDVKDIDPDGKKFDRVSRLFCESESFKMDLILDVNTQIYPVDLGKTYSNQQTDLSSRPSYGPXIYDGEYNSANTGPSRADPFEYVMYGKVYRIEGEEGAIDSSRLAAYVSFGGLLMRLKGDPNNLHGFEVDSHVYLMMKKLAF